A portion of the Hoylesella buccalis ATCC 35310 genome contains these proteins:
- a CDS encoding HU family DNA-binding protein, producing the protein MTKADIINEISMSTGLQKKEVAAVVECFMSTVKDSLLKKRENVYLRGFGSFIIKHRAAKTARNIQKNTTITIDAHDLPSFKPSKSFINAMKA; encoded by the coding sequence ATGACGAAAGCAGATATCATCAACGAAATTTCAATGTCTACCGGCTTGCAGAAAAAAGAAGTAGCAGCTGTGGTAGAATGCTTCATGAGTACTGTAAAGGATAGCCTTCTCAAGAAAAGAGAAAATGTTTATTTGAGAGGTTTTGGTAGCTTTATTATCAAGCACAGAGCGGCAAAGACTGCCAGAAACATTCAAAAGAATACCACAATTACAATTGACGCACACGATTTGCCCAGCTTTAAACCATCTAAGAGCTTCATCAATGCGATGAAAGCGTAA
- a CDS encoding C10 family peptidase — protein MNKKALLTLISCCLLTGIHAKEMSQYECFSLMKGKIKPSVAPMLKTTWGQNAPYNLQCPLAPGKNVHCKTGCVATAMAQVMKYYGYPTRGQGSVSYAYVGDDGLTYFVETDFSKSTYDWEKMKDAYTYGDNSSDEEKQAVAKIMADCGAAVKMEYRLHYSGAFDMDVAHALKDHFAYDDAVTYLSTFLNDDVNDSTWYTTLYQQLSDGMPVIYGGSSPYAPHCFVIDGYDDKGNFHVVYGLGGGDGFVDLKKIPYQNQSMTFNIKPRKVTNTVGKHLADSRTPMEKARYLLDGTRISRPQRGVNIIVMDDGTVRKEIVTEP, from the coding sequence ATGAACAAGAAAGCCCTACTCACACTCATTTCATGTTGCCTCCTCACGGGCATCCATGCCAAAGAAATGTCGCAATACGAATGCTTCAGCCTCATGAAGGGCAAAATAAAGCCATCGGTAGCGCCCATGCTCAAGACAACCTGGGGACAGAACGCCCCCTATAACCTACAATGTCCGCTGGCTCCTGGTAAGAACGTACACTGCAAGACGGGCTGCGTAGCCACTGCCATGGCACAGGTTATGAAATATTACGGTTATCCTACGCGCGGACAAGGTAGCGTGAGCTACGCATACGTGGGCGACGACGGACTAACATACTTCGTTGAGACCGACTTCAGCAAAAGCACCTACGACTGGGAGAAGATGAAAGATGCCTACACATACGGTGACAACAGCTCGGACGAGGAGAAGCAAGCAGTGGCAAAAATCATGGCCGACTGTGGTGCTGCTGTGAAAATGGAGTACAGGCTACACTACAGTGGCGCATTTGACATGGATGTGGCACATGCTCTGAAAGACCATTTTGCGTACGACGATGCCGTGACCTACCTGTCAACCTTCCTCAACGATGATGTAAATGACAGCACATGGTACACAACCCTTTACCAGCAACTTTCAGACGGCATGCCGGTCATCTACGGAGGAAGTTCGCCCTACGCGCCACATTGCTTCGTCATCGACGGCTACGACGACAAGGGCAATTTTCATGTGGTATACGGTCTGGGAGGCGGAGATGGATTTGTGGATCTCAAGAAAATACCCTACCAGAATCAGTCGATGACATTCAACATCAAACCACGCAAGGTAACCAATACGGTGGGCAAACACCTTGCAGACAGCCGTACACCCATGGAGAAAGCGCGCTACCTGCTGGACGGAACCAGAATCAGCAGGCCGCAGCGGGGCGTCAACATCATCGTGATGGACGATGGAACGGTGCGCAAGGAGATAGTAACAGAACCTTAA
- a CDS encoding Rne/Rng family ribonuclease, which yields MTSEVVIDVQEKDIATALLEDKRLVEYQNEPRSATFSVGNVYIAKVKKLMPGLNACFVDVGYERDAFLHYLDLGSQFNSYAKYLKQVQSDRKKLYPFAKASRLPDLQKDGSVQSTLTLGQEVLVQIVKEPISTKGPRLTAELSFAGRFLVLIPFGDKVSVSSKIKNGEERARLKQLVRSIKPKNCGVIVRTVAEGKRVAELDGEMKVLTKRWQDAIVKVQKTQKRPQLVYEEAVRAIALLRDIFNPSFENIYINDEEAFRQVKDYVTLIAPSKSGIVKRYTGKVPIFDNFNITKQIKSSFGKTINYKHGAYLIIEHTEALHVVDVNSGNRTRKENDQEANALEVNLGAADELARQLRLRDMGGIIVVDFIDMHLAEDRQMLYERMCKNMQSDRARHNILPLSKFGLMQITRQRVRPVMDVNVDETCPTCNGTGKIKSSILFTDQLERKIDKLVNKIGIKRFTLHVHPYVAAYINQGVFSLKRKWQMKYGLGVNVIPSQKLAFLQYEFYNSKKQFIDMKEEIETK from the coding sequence ATGACCAGCGAAGTTGTTATTGACGTCCAGGAGAAAGACATTGCCACGGCACTGTTAGAGGATAAGCGACTGGTTGAATACCAGAACGAACCGCGCTCTGCAACTTTCTCTGTTGGAAATGTCTACATCGCAAAAGTAAAAAAACTTATGCCAGGCTTGAATGCCTGTTTTGTGGATGTAGGATATGAAAGAGACGCTTTTCTTCACTATCTTGACTTAGGGAGCCAATTTAATTCGTATGCGAAGTACTTAAAACAAGTACAAAGTGACAGAAAAAAACTTTATCCATTTGCCAAAGCTTCACGTCTGCCAGACCTTCAAAAAGACGGTAGCGTTCAGTCAACACTAACCTTAGGACAAGAAGTATTGGTGCAAATTGTTAAAGAACCTATTTCAACCAAAGGTCCACGACTAACTGCTGAGTTGTCTTTTGCAGGTCGCTTTTTAGTTCTGATTCCCTTTGGTGACAAAGTTTCCGTTTCTTCAAAAATCAAAAACGGTGAGGAACGCGCCAGGTTGAAACAACTCGTCCGCAGCATTAAACCTAAAAACTGCGGCGTCATCGTACGCACGGTGGCAGAAGGAAAAAGAGTTGCTGAGTTAGATGGCGAAATGAAAGTGTTGACAAAGCGTTGGCAAGATGCGATTGTCAAAGTACAGAAAACCCAAAAACGACCTCAACTAGTATATGAAGAAGCGGTACGAGCAATCGCTTTATTAAGAGATATATTTAACCCAAGCTTCGAGAATATTTATATTAATGATGAAGAAGCATTTAGGCAGGTTAAAGACTATGTCACGTTAATAGCCCCGAGCAAGTCGGGCATTGTGAAGCGGTACACGGGCAAAGTGCCTATCTTTGATAATTTCAACATCACAAAACAAATTAAGTCTAGCTTCGGTAAGACCATCAACTACAAGCATGGTGCCTATCTTATCATTGAGCATACCGAGGCCCTTCATGTTGTGGATGTAAATAGTGGGAACCGAACACGAAAAGAAAATGACCAAGAAGCAAATGCGCTTGAAGTAAACCTTGGGGCAGCAGACGAATTGGCACGGCAGCTCAGGTTGCGTGACATGGGAGGTATTATCGTTGTTGATTTTATCGACATGCATCTTGCTGAAGACCGACAGATGCTCTACGAGCGCATGTGTAAGAACATGCAAAGTGATCGTGCACGTCACAACATTCTCCCACTGAGTAAGTTTGGATTGATGCAAATCACTAGACAACGTGTAAGACCTGTAATGGATGTCAATGTTGACGAAACATGTCCCACGTGTAATGGCACAGGTAAAATTAAGTCTAGTATTTTATTTACCGATCAACTTGAAAGAAAAATTGACAAACTAGTCAACAAAATAGGAATTAAACGGTTCACGCTCCACGTTCATCCGTATGTAGCCGCATATATCAATCAAGGAGTGTTCTCCCTGAAACGTAAGTGGCAGATGAAATATGGACTTGGAGTTAACGTCATCCCTTCACAAAAACTAGCTTTTTTGCAATATGAATTCTACAATTCAAAAAAGCAGTTTATTGACATGAAGGAAGAGATAGAAACAAAGTAA
- a CDS encoding DUF4332 domain-containing protein — MTYKIIDIEGIGNVNAKKLVEAGINTVDDLLQKAKNPAGRKTLEETTGISGKSILKWTNHADLMRINGVGPQFSELLEAAGVDTVKELKHRVAENLQQKLEEINNKRNLVNHVPSVSEVQKMIDQAKELPAIMEY; from the coding sequence ATGACTTACAAGATTATTGACATCGAGGGAATCGGCAACGTAAATGCAAAAAAACTTGTTGAAGCAGGTATCAATACAGTGGATGATTTACTGCAAAAGGCAAAAAATCCTGCCGGCCGTAAAACCCTAGAAGAAACTACAGGGATAAGTGGTAAAAGTATTCTGAAGTGGACAAACCATGCTGACTTGATGCGCATTAACGGTGTAGGTCCACAGTTCTCTGAACTTTTGGAAGCCGCTGGTGTTGACACGGTGAAGGAACTGAAACACCGGGTAGCAGAGAATTTACAGCAAAAACTTGAAGAAATTAATAATAAGAGAAACTTGGTAAACCACGTACCCTCAGTTTCAGAAGTTCAGAAAATGATTGATCAGGCCAAAGAATTACCAGCAATCATGGAATACTAA
- the pyk gene encoding pyruvate kinase — MKQTKIVCSISDRNCSEEFLRKLFFAGMNVVRMNTAHATIEGMKEVIKNARAVSSNLALLIDTKGPEVRTTNVAEPLLYKTGEVVKIFGRPDVDSTHDIINVSYADIAKDLKVGNDILIDDGALDMRVIDIIGPMVVAQVMNDGVLGAHKSVNIPGRHIDLPALTEKDKHNILFAIEQDIDFIAHSFVRNAQDVKAVQDILDEHHSDIKIISKIENQEGVDNIDEIIDASYGIMIARGDLGIEVPIEEIPGIQRQIIRKCVMKKKPVIVATQMLHTMINNPRPTRAEVTDIANAIYSRTDALMLSGETASGRYPVEAVQTMARIAEQAETDRTWETTIDPMAHDYETQREFLAHSAIESTRRLGVKGIITASETGQTARTLSSFRGATPILAICYREKTQRLLNLSYGIIPIYQKEHTSSEYLFTAALRMLRQKGYIKPEDKIAYLSGSFGKNGGTTLLEINKVGQVFDNSYEFHLPHYVKDETEAKR; from the coding sequence ATGAAACAAACAAAGATAGTATGTTCGATCAGTGATCGAAATTGCAGTGAGGAGTTTTTGCGAAAATTGTTTTTCGCAGGTATGAATGTCGTGCGTATGAATACTGCTCACGCCACTATTGAGGGAATGAAAGAAGTCATCAAAAATGCTCGTGCAGTTTCTTCAAACCTGGCATTGTTGATTGATACCAAGGGACCGGAAGTGAGAACCACGAACGTAGCTGAACCCCTGCTGTACAAAACAGGTGAGGTTGTAAAGATTTTCGGTAGGCCGGACGTAGACAGCACACACGACATCATTAACGTTTCGTATGCAGATATTGCAAAAGATTTGAAAGTTGGCAACGACATCTTAATCGACGATGGAGCACTGGACATGAGAGTGATTGACATTATCGGGCCGATGGTGGTGGCACAAGTGATGAACGACGGCGTACTCGGGGCTCATAAAAGTGTGAATATACCAGGCAGACACATCGACTTACCTGCACTTACCGAGAAAGACAAACACAACATTCTCTTTGCCATCGAGCAGGATATTGACTTCATTGCGCATTCTTTTGTTCGTAATGCGCAGGATGTAAAAGCCGTGCAAGACATCCTTGACGAACATCACAGCGACATCAAAATCATTTCAAAGATAGAAAATCAGGAAGGAGTTGATAACATCGATGAGATTATAGATGCCTCTTATGGCATCATGATTGCCCGCGGTGACCTGGGTATCGAGGTTCCCATCGAGGAAATACCTGGCATTCAGCGCCAAATCATTCGCAAATGCGTCATGAAGAAAAAGCCAGTCATCGTGGCCACGCAGATGCTTCACACCATGATTAACAATCCGCGACCAACGAGAGCCGAAGTAACCGATATTGCCAACGCCATCTATTCTCGGACAGATGCATTGATGCTCAGTGGCGAAACGGCATCTGGGCGATATCCTGTAGAGGCTGTTCAGACGATGGCACGCATAGCTGAGCAGGCTGAAACCGACAGAACATGGGAAACAACCATCGATCCCATGGCTCATGATTATGAAACCCAACGGGAATTCTTGGCACATTCAGCCATTGAATCTACCCGTCGACTGGGCGTGAAGGGCATCATCACGGCCAGCGAGACTGGGCAAACGGCTCGCACGTTGTCGTCTTTCCGTGGTGCCACACCTATCTTGGCCATCTGTTATAGAGAGAAAACGCAACGGTTGTTGAATTTGAGTTATGGAATTATCCCTATTTACCAAAAAGAACATACCAGTTCTGAATACCTCTTTACGGCAGCCCTTAGGATGCTTCGTCAAAAGGGATATATCAAACCAGAGGATAAAATTGCCTACCTCAGCGGCAGCTTCGGGAAGAACGGTGGTACCACTTTGCTAGAAATCAATAAAGTAGGGCAGGTATTTGATAACTCCTACGAGTTCCATCTTCCACACTATGTGAAGGACGAAACAGAAGCGAAGCGATAA
- a CDS encoding penicillin-binding protein 1A, whose translation MRKAFVHFLWKTLIAVFCIILIAFIAIWNGWIGYMPEVEDLQNPISRFATQVYSADGKVLGTWNFNKENRIVIPYSKISPHLVHALVATEDERFYEHSGIDFFALGRAIIKRGILGQENAGGGSTITQQLAKQLYSETARSTLERMLQKPIEWVIAVKLERNYTKEEIIALYLNYFDFLHNAVGIKTAANTYFNKEPKDLTVTESAMLIGLCKNPSLYNPVRYPERCTERRNVVLGQMQKAGYLSKAEYHQYADEKLKLNFHRTDHKNGLATYFREFLRQYMMASRPDRSDYPSWNQNQFVFDSIAWDTDPLYGWCNKNFKRNGKPYNVYTDGLKVFTTIDSRMQLYAEQAVYNHVAKFLQPAFDKEKAKRPNAPFTKALTPKEIRSILNRSMMGSERYRVLKASGASDEEIKKSFNTPVDMAVFTYHGDVDTTMTPMDSIRYYKSFLRAGFMSMDPQTGYVKAYVGGLDYNHFMYDMVMNGRRQVGSTIKPFLYSLAMENGFSPCDQAPNVQRTYMVAGKPWTPRNTSRRSYGSMVTLKWGLANSNNWISAYLMSRLNPQLFVSMLHDFGIQNPDIHPSMALCLGPCEVSVAEMVGAYTTFANHGIRTAPMFVSKIEDNEGNVLATFQPRMSEVISAESANKMLVLLQEVVDRGTAGRLRFKYNIGGEIGAKTGTTNRNSDAWFMGFTPQLVSGCWVGGEDRDIHFDSMRMGQGATMALPIWANFMKRVYKDASLGYKPDASFGLPEGYNPCARDDRDVDEFGIDEVYE comes from the coding sequence ATGAGAAAGGCATTTGTTCATTTCCTTTGGAAAACTTTGATCGCAGTATTTTGCATCATCCTGATTGCATTTATCGCGATATGGAATGGGTGGATAGGCTATATGCCTGAAGTAGAAGACCTTCAGAACCCCATCAGTCGTTTTGCAACCCAGGTTTATTCGGCAGATGGAAAAGTGCTGGGCACCTGGAACTTTAACAAGGAAAACCGCATTGTCATACCTTATTCTAAGATTTCTCCACATCTGGTTCATGCTTTGGTTGCAACAGAGGATGAACGGTTCTACGAACATTCAGGAATTGACTTTTTCGCATTGGGACGTGCCATCATCAAACGGGGGATATTAGGACAAGAGAATGCCGGAGGCGGCTCAACTATAACCCAACAATTGGCTAAACAGCTTTATTCGGAAACTGCACGAAGTACATTGGAACGAATGCTGCAAAAACCCATTGAATGGGTCATCGCGGTAAAGTTGGAGCGAAATTACACCAAGGAAGAAATCATCGCATTATACCTTAATTATTTTGATTTTCTTCACAATGCGGTAGGAATTAAAACGGCTGCAAATACGTATTTCAATAAAGAACCCAAAGACTTGACAGTCACAGAGTCGGCCATGCTCATCGGCCTTTGTAAGAATCCGTCTCTATATAATCCCGTTCGTTATCCTGAACGTTGTACCGAACGTCGTAATGTCGTGCTTGGGCAAATGCAGAAGGCCGGCTATCTTTCGAAAGCAGAATACCACCAGTACGCAGATGAAAAGTTGAAGCTGAACTTTCACCGTACAGATCACAAGAATGGATTGGCTACCTACTTCCGTGAATTCCTGCGCCAATATATGATGGCCTCGCGTCCAGATCGTTCTGATTATCCATCCTGGAACCAGAATCAATTTGTCTTCGATTCCATCGCATGGGATACAGATCCCCTTTATGGTTGGTGCAATAAGAATTTTAAGAGAAATGGCAAGCCTTATAATGTCTACACGGATGGCCTGAAAGTGTTTACCACCATAGATTCACGTATGCAGCTATATGCAGAACAGGCTGTTTATAACCACGTGGCTAAGTTCTTGCAACCAGCTTTTGACAAAGAGAAAGCCAAACGCCCCAACGCTCCCTTCACCAAAGCACTGACACCGAAAGAGATTAGATCTATCTTGAATAGGTCTATGATGGGAAGTGAGCGCTATAGAGTATTGAAAGCCTCTGGTGCCTCTGACGAAGAAATCAAGAAGTCATTCAACACACCTGTCGACATGGCGGTGTTTACCTATCATGGCGATGTGGATACGACAATGACGCCTATGGATTCTATCCGTTATTACAAGTCTTTCCTTCGTGCGGGCTTCATGAGCATGGATCCGCAGACGGGTTATGTGAAGGCATACGTGGGTGGGCTTGACTACAATCACTTCATGTATGACATGGTGATGAACGGGCGCCGACAGGTTGGGTCAACCATCAAACCTTTTCTGTATTCCTTGGCCATGGAAAACGGTTTTTCTCCTTGCGACCAAGCCCCCAACGTGCAGAGAACTTACATGGTGGCAGGCAAACCTTGGACACCAAGAAACACCAGTAGAAGAAGTTATGGCTCGATGGTGACGCTGAAATGGGGCTTGGCCAACTCGAACAACTGGATATCGGCATACTTGATGAGCCGTTTGAACCCACAGCTGTTTGTAAGTATGCTTCACGATTTCGGCATTCAAAATCCAGACATTCATCCTTCTATGGCTCTTTGTTTAGGGCCTTGTGAAGTTTCTGTTGCGGAAATGGTCGGCGCATACACCACTTTTGCCAATCACGGCATCCGTACCGCTCCCATGTTTGTTTCTAAAATAGAAGATAATGAAGGGAATGTGCTGGCAACCTTCCAGCCTCGTATGAGCGAAGTGATTAGTGCGGAGAGTGCCAACAAAATGCTAGTTCTCTTGCAAGAAGTTGTCGACAGAGGAACAGCAGGTCGATTGCGTTTCAAGTACAACATCGGTGGAGAGATAGGAGCGAAAACGGGTACTACTAACCGAAATTCTGATGCTTGGTTCATGGGCTTCACACCTCAATTAGTGAGTGGATGTTGGGTAGGCGGTGAAGACCGCGACATTCATTTTGACTCCATGAGGATGGGGCAGGGAGCAACCATGGCATTACCAATATGGGCTAACTTCATGAAAAGAGTGTATAAAGATGCTTCGTTAGGATATAAACCAGATGCTTCTTTTGGACTACCTGAAGGTTATAATCCGTGCGCCAGAGATGATAGGGACGTAGATGAGTTTGGTATCGACGAGGTTTACGAATAA
- the dinB gene encoding DNA polymerase IV has product MRKIIHVDMDAFYASVEQRDHPELRGKPVAVGHDGPRGVVSTASYEARKFGVHSAMAMCKAKRLCPQLIIVPHRGEVYHEVSIQVREIFREYTDIIEPISLDEAFLDVTDNKKDIDDPRTIALEIKKKIRETTHLTASAGVSFNKFLAKIASDYRKPDGLFEISHEDAYDFIGQLKIEKFWGIGPKTAQLMHKMGIFTGEQLRTVSEKHLIEVFGKMGSVYYQDARGDDERPVISHWIRKSVGCERTFQEDLTRRSAVLIELYHTVLELVERIKEAGFEGKTLTLKIKFDDFTQITRSATVDHCLQTKDQILPLAKSLLREVDYSHRAIRLMGLSVNNPHADDKGEKEIRWEEGWIDGFQDV; this is encoded by the coding sequence ATGAGAAAAATAATCCATGTTGATATGGATGCTTTCTACGCTTCGGTAGAACAGCGTGACCATCCCGAATTAAGAGGCAAGCCGGTCGCGGTAGGTCACGACGGACCGCGTGGGGTAGTGAGCACGGCAAGTTACGAGGCGCGCAAGTTTGGCGTGCACTCGGCCATGGCCATGTGCAAAGCCAAGCGTCTGTGTCCGCAATTGATCATTGTGCCACACAGAGGAGAGGTGTACCACGAGGTTTCCATACAGGTTCGTGAGATATTTCGTGAGTACACAGACATCATTGAACCTATATCCTTGGATGAGGCATTTTTGGACGTAACAGACAATAAAAAGGATATTGATGATCCGCGGACCATCGCCCTTGAAATAAAAAAGAAGATACGAGAAACCACTCATTTGACTGCTTCTGCCGGCGTGTCTTTCAATAAATTTCTAGCCAAGATAGCTTCTGATTATCGAAAACCTGATGGATTGTTTGAGATTAGTCATGAAGATGCGTACGATTTTATTGGTCAATTGAAGATAGAGAAGTTTTGGGGCATCGGACCTAAAACAGCTCAACTAATGCATAAAATGGGAATCTTTACGGGCGAACAGTTGCGTACGGTTTCTGAAAAGCACTTGATTGAAGTATTCGGCAAGATGGGCAGCGTCTACTATCAAGATGCCAGAGGCGATGATGAACGGCCCGTCATCAGCCATTGGATTCGTAAATCCGTTGGCTGCGAACGTACATTCCAGGAAGATCTCACCCGGCGCTCGGCTGTCTTGATTGAACTTTACCACACGGTGTTGGAACTGGTTGAACGAATCAAAGAGGCTGGTTTTGAAGGCAAGACACTGACCTTGAAAATCAAATTTGATGATTTTACGCAAATAACCAGAAGCGCTACGGTAGATCATTGTTTGCAGACCAAAGACCAGATACTGCCTCTGGCAAAGAGTTTGTTGCGTGAAGTGGATTACTCCCATCGAGCTATCAGGCTGATGGGACTGTCTGTCAACAACCCTCATGCAGACGATAAGGGTGAAAAGGAAATACGATGGGAAGAAGGATGGATTGATGGCTTTCAAGATGTCTAA